The Phytohabitans houttuyneae genome has a segment encoding these proteins:
- a CDS encoding small basic family protein, with protein MIAVLALAVGVVLGVVLDPTVPAALQPYLPIAVVAALDAVFGGVRARLDGIFDDKQFVISFISNVLVAALIVYLGDQLGVGGQLSTGVVVVLGVRIFGNVAAIRRRLFKA; from the coding sequence ATGATCGCGGTACTCGCCCTGGCCGTCGGGGTCGTGCTCGGCGTCGTGCTGGACCCGACGGTGCCGGCCGCGCTCCAGCCGTACCTGCCGATCGCGGTGGTGGCCGCGCTCGACGCCGTCTTCGGGGGCGTCCGCGCGCGGCTGGACGGCATCTTCGACGACAAGCAGTTCGTGATCTCGTTCATCTCGAACGTGCTGGTCGCGGCCCTGATCGTCTACCTGGGCGACCAGCTCGGCGTGGGTGGTCAGCTGTCGACGGGCGTCGTCGTCGTGCTCGGTGTCCGGATCTTCGGCAACGTGGCCGCCATCCGCCGGCGGCTGTTCAAGGCGTGA